Proteins co-encoded in one Geminocystis sp. M7585_C2015_104 genomic window:
- a CDS encoding DUF3727 domain-containing protein gives MSSSQINPTNGQYDEPTEIVTIFDDKGRELDCYLENELQYDGKTYVLLMPVDVAIVIFTENVEGEGEQEGEAVIVDDEEEISAIFDTAKAVLAELNLSLKRTGYILTASGELPPLEEENIISLEVEEHSSEIEPEELQFLASFYFQGQKYNVCTPVSPILFIGEKIESGKIRILSEEDEKMNWIVEQLLFEEEDREN, from the coding sequence ATGTCTTCTTCCCAAATTAACCCTACCAACGGGCAATATGATGAACCGACGGAGATAGTAACTATCTTCGATGACAAAGGTAGAGAACTAGATTGTTATTTGGAAAACGAGTTACAATATGACGGAAAGACCTATGTGTTGCTAATGCCCGTGGATGTGGCAATTGTAATTTTCACGGAAAATGTGGAAGGGGAAGGGGAACAAGAGGGAGAAGCAGTAATTGTAGACGACGAGGAGGAGATTTCTGCCATCTTTGACACGGCTAAAGCAGTATTAGCAGAATTGAATCTCTCCCTAAAACGCACTGGTTATATACTCACTGCAAGTGGCGAACTTCCACCACTGGAAGAGGAGAATATTATTAGTTTAGAGGTGGAGGAACATAGTTCGGAAATAGAACCGGAGGAGTTACAATTTTTAGCTAGTTTCTATTTCCAGGGGCAAAAATACAACGTCTGTACTCCTGTTAGCCCAATACTGTTTATAGGGGAAAAGATTGAGTCGGGGAAAATCCGCATTCTGTCTGAGGAGGACGAAAAGATGAATTGGATTGTAGAACAGTTGCTTTTTGAAGAAGAGGATAGGGAGAATTGA
- a CDS encoding SulP family inorganic anion transporter has protein sequence MGITNEINLRNVRGDILGGLTAAVVSLPMALAFGIASGAGALAGLWGAVLVGFFAALFGGTPTLISEPTGPMTVVMTAIIADFAKYDNGMAMAFTVVMMAGLFQILFGFLKLGKYITMMPYTVVSGFMSGIGIILIILQIGPFLGQKTPPGGVVGTLQNLPNLIANAKPLETILAVLTVVILYSVPSRYKRIIPPPLLALIVGTIVSLVFFGDAEIRRIGEIPTGLPKIQFPTFEPSLLGNMVFKALVLGMLGCIDALLTSVVADSLTRTEHDSNKELVGQGLGNFFSGLFGGIAGAGATMGTVVNIQTGAKTALSGIARSVVLFIIVVWAAPLTSQIPLAVLAGIALKVGISIMDWDFLKRVHKISWKATAIVYIVIALTVFIDLMVAVGVGVFIANILTIEKLSALASKSVKIVSTADDEIVLSSEEQQILDLGGGKILLFHLSGPMIFGLAKAISREHNAIENYDVLVVDLTQVPIMGVTSSLALENAIQEAVEKGREVFIVGATGQVRGRLEKLGISRLIPEYHWMTDRLTALQEALRIVREKETIEQSQALV, from the coding sequence ATGGGGATAACGAACGAGATCAATTTGCGTAACGTGCGAGGGGATATACTGGGGGGTTTAACAGCCGCAGTGGTATCCCTGCCGATGGCCTTGGCCTTTGGAATAGCCTCCGGTGCGGGGGCGTTAGCGGGTTTGTGGGGGGCAGTATTAGTGGGCTTTTTTGCGGCGTTGTTTGGCGGCACCCCCACACTAATATCAGAACCAACAGGGCCAATGACGGTGGTGATGACCGCCATCATAGCAGATTTCGCCAAATATGACAATGGAATGGCGATGGCCTTTACGGTGGTGATGATGGCGGGTTTATTCCAAATCCTGTTTGGTTTTCTAAAACTGGGCAAATATATTACGATGATGCCCTACACGGTGGTATCTGGCTTCATGTCGGGGATTGGCATCATCTTGATAATCCTGCAAATAGGCCCATTTTTAGGACAGAAAACCCCTCCAGGGGGAGTGGTAGGCACTTTACAAAACCTGCCCAACCTGATTGCCAATGCCAAACCGTTAGAGACAATTCTAGCGGTGTTGACTGTAGTAATACTCTACTCTGTGCCATCCCGCTACAAAAGGATAATTCCACCACCTCTGTTAGCCCTAATTGTTGGGACAATAGTATCCCTAGTGTTTTTCGGGGATGCGGAAATCCGTCGTATTGGCGAAATCCCCACAGGGTTGCCCAAAATACAGTTTCCCACCTTTGAGCCCTCCCTATTGGGGAATATGGTATTTAAAGCCCTGGTGTTGGGGATGTTGGGGTGTATAGATGCCCTTTTGACATCGGTAGTGGCGGATAGTTTGACTCGTACTGAACACGATTCTAACAAGGAACTAGTGGGACAGGGGCTAGGCAATTTCTTCTCTGGATTATTTGGGGGGATTGCTGGTGCCGGCGCCACCATGGGTACAGTAGTCAACATTCAAACCGGGGCTAAAACCGCATTGTCTGGTATTGCAAGGTCAGTGGTATTGTTCATAATTGTGGTATGGGCAGCGCCTCTCACCTCCCAAATACCCCTGGCAGTGTTGGCGGGGATTGCCCTGAAAGTAGGTATAAGCATTATGGACTGGGACTTCCTCAAAAGGGTGCACAAGATTTCTTGGAAAGCCACAGCCATTGTCTATATTGTAATTGCCCTCACAGTATTCATTGACCTAATGGTAGCTGTGGGAGTAGGGGTATTTATAGCCAATATATTAACTATTGAGAAACTGTCTGCCCTGGCATCTAAATCTGTGAAAATAGTAAGTACAGCGGACGATGAGATAGTCCTCAGTTCAGAAGAACAACAAATACTGGATTTAGGTGGTGGGAAAATACTCCTGTTCCATCTTAGCGGGCCAATGATTTTTGGTCTGGCCAAGGCTATTTCCCGAGAACACAATGCCATTGAAAATTATGATGTATTAGTAGTAGACCTCACTCAAGTGCCTATAATGGGGGTTACCTCATCCCTAGCCTTAGAAAACGCCATACAAGAGGCAGTGGAAAAGGGAAGAGAGGTGTTTATAGTAGGTGCTACTGGCCAGGTAAGAGGGCGTCTTGAAAAACTTGGTATCTCGAGATTAATACCGGAGTACCACTGGATGACGGATAGACTGACAGCACTACAAGAGGCTTTAAGGATTGTCAGGGAAAAAGAGACAATTGAACAATCACAGGCCCTTGTTTAA
- a CDS encoding glucokinase: MRVLAGDVGGTNAILCLLEIDPKTQNINPVKKQKYASKQYKRFSDILEDFLGGETADYASIAVAGPVENNSSTITNLSWKIVGEKLEREFKFKKAYLLNDFAAVSYGILTLNEEELYLLKEGKKEGQEEEEKKGADREYPIAVVGAGTGLGESFLVKVKGEYQVFATEGGHTDFAPRNEIEWQLMHYLKHKFDLERVSVERVVSGQGIVAIYQFLRDNNWAQESPEIGERIRRWEEGDESIDPGAVIGESALKKNDLLSSKAISIFLSAYGAEVGNFALKTLPYSGIYIAGGIAPKLLPLIPESEFLKSFLDKGRMKPVLEKITVKIVTNPEVGLKGSIYHLLANLKNPSTTSL; the protein is encoded by the coding sequence ATGAGGGTATTAGCAGGAGATGTTGGCGGCACCAATGCCATTCTCTGTCTACTGGAAATTGACCCAAAAACTCAAAATATCAACCCAGTCAAGAAACAAAAATATGCCAGCAAACAGTATAAAAGATTTTCAGATATACTAGAAGATTTTTTAGGAGGAGAAACAGCAGATTACGCCTCGATAGCTGTGGCGGGGCCTGTAGAGAATAACAGCAGTACAATAACCAATCTCAGCTGGAAGATAGTAGGAGAAAAGCTGGAGAGAGAATTCAAATTTAAAAAGGCATATTTATTAAACGACTTCGCCGCCGTAAGCTATGGTATCTTGACATTAAATGAGGAAGAATTATACCTGTTAAAGGAAGGAAAAAAGGAAGGACAAGAGGAAGAAGAAAAAAAAGGTGCTGATAGGGAATATCCCATAGCAGTAGTGGGGGCGGGCACAGGATTAGGAGAAAGTTTTTTGGTTAAGGTCAAGGGAGAATACCAGGTATTTGCCACAGAAGGAGGACATACAGATTTTGCCCCGAGAAATGAGATAGAGTGGCAACTAATGCATTACCTGAAACATAAATTTGACTTGGAAAGGGTGTCAGTGGAAAGAGTAGTGTCGGGGCAAGGGATAGTAGCAATTTATCAGTTTCTAAGGGATAATAATTGGGCTCAAGAATCACCAGAAATAGGGGAAAGAATAAGAAGATGGGAAGAGGGAGATGAGAGCATCGATCCCGGGGCCGTAATAGGGGAGTCGGCACTGAAAAAAAACGATCTTTTAAGCAGCAAAGCTATATCTATTTTTCTGAGCGCCTACGGGGCAGAAGTAGGCAATTTTGCCCTAAAAACACTGCCATATTCGGGGATTTATATAGCCGGGGGGATAGCCCCCAAATTACTACCCCTAATACCAGAAAGTGAGTTCTTAAAAAGTTTTTTAGACAAGGGGAGAATGAAACCAGTGCTGGAGAAGATAACTGTAAAGATAGTCACAAATCCAGAAGTAGGATTAAAAGGCTCAATATACCACCTGTTGGCGAATCTGAAAAACCCCTCCACTACGAGTCTATAA
- a CDS encoding response regulator transcription factor gives MGYIAIVEGNPHLRSLLGWHLKQLGYTISSYDTIETAKRNLINNPPSLVILDSDLPDGDGVEFCQWLCKSLQSLILMLSARVTERDVVRALKAGADDYLKKPFGIQEFLARVESLLRRARISSAPLFLDFGDLKIDLLHRTVEYRGQLIDLTPQEFSLLYLLSRAQGMPLSRAELLQLAWPSNIDNPRTIDTHILSLRKKIEPDPRQPTLIQTVRNVGYRFNPEALKQKYPQLRHHSNSNTPIPFPSDCYINQSLSHPGVSQDGFVSH, from the coding sequence GTGGGATATATTGCTATTGTGGAGGGAAATCCCCACCTACGCTCTCTCCTAGGGTGGCACTTAAAACAACTAGGATACACCATCAGTTCCTATGACACAATCGAAACAGCTAAAAGAAATCTGATCAACAATCCCCCCTCCCTTGTAATTTTGGATTCGGATTTGCCCGACGGGGATGGGGTGGAGTTTTGTCAGTGGCTGTGTAAGTCTCTACAAAGTCTTATACTCATGTTATCTGCACGAGTGACGGAAAGAGACGTGGTTAGGGCTTTGAAGGCTGGTGCAGATGATTATTTGAAAAAACCATTTGGCATCCAAGAGTTTTTGGCAAGGGTGGAGTCCTTATTACGCCGAGCACGCATAAGTAGTGCCCCCTTGTTTCTGGATTTCGGAGATTTGAAAATCGACCTGTTGCATAGAACGGTAGAATATAGGGGGCAGTTGATCGACCTAACACCCCAAGAGTTTAGCCTATTATATCTTCTCAGTCGTGCCCAAGGAATGCCTCTTAGTCGTGCTGAACTGTTACAATTGGCCTGGCCCTCTAATATTGACAATCCTAGGACTATTGACACTCATATCCTATCACTGAGGAAGAAAATTGAACCAGATCCCCGCCAACCCACTTTGATTCAAACTGTCAGAAATGTTGGTTATCGCTTTAATCCAGAGGCACTAAAACAAAAATACCCTCAATTGCGGCATCACAGTAATTCCAATACTCCTATCCCCTTCCCCTCTGATTGTTATATAAATCAAAGTCTATCCCACCCGGGGGTGTCACAGGATGGATTTGTCAGTCACTGA
- a CDS encoding acyl-CoA dehydrogenase family protein yields the protein MGGSSKLVRDKIPEFLPKNNTNYRIVQLTDEDYKRALKAKLLEESQEVLSADSIEDLTEEIADIYEVLDALIKAYNIDRYKLEIVRYKKAEKKGKFEKKLQLTEVISWEEIGKPEEEKLIKEAEAFLEKEITPNLANVLDHDFVMLRDIFLRMHYLNPLFFRLKLSQEWGGVGMSNLGFYKWQVMMARYSGALSFLQTQHQSALGFINQSENQKLQEKYLSLLKEKNLFFGVAFSHLRREGKPLVTASVCEGGYQLDGFLPWVTGYGIFSYLIVGATLPDGRELYGIIPFESQPPALEFSQPLKLLAMGSTNTVTARLQGWFLPEEEVVFIKPKDSIHVKDKDNVLHHGFFPLGCSQAALQVLRENLNKIHLPSLEKVYMKLEEEEKLLRGRMFSSLTNPDIRFADKLKLRGEAIHLAHRCTLACIISSKGSASLLDNTANRLHREALLYSVSGQTRWVLEESLLCL from the coding sequence ATGGGTGGTAGTTCAAAACTAGTCCGAGACAAGATTCCCGAATTTCTCCCCAAAAACAACACCAACTATCGAATTGTCCAGTTAACTGATGAGGATTATAAGAGAGCACTCAAAGCTAAGTTATTGGAAGAGTCTCAAGAAGTTTTATCTGCCGATAGTATAGAGGATTTAACAGAAGAAATTGCTGATATATACGAGGTCTTAGACGCTTTGATAAAAGCTTATAATATAGACAGATATAAGTTAGAAATTGTGAGATATAAAAAGGCAGAAAAAAAAGGAAAGTTCGAGAAAAAATTACAGCTAACAGAGGTAATAAGCTGGGAGGAGATAGGCAAGCCTGAAGAAGAGAAACTAATTAAGGAAGCGGAGGCCTTTTTAGAAAAGGAGATAACTCCAAATCTGGCAAATGTTTTGGATCATGATTTTGTAATGTTGAGAGATATATTTTTAAGAATGCACTATCTCAACCCCCTTTTCTTCAGGCTAAAACTGTCGCAGGAATGGGGAGGAGTTGGGATGAGCAATCTGGGTTTTTATAAATGGCAGGTGATGATGGCCAGATATTCGGGGGCATTGTCATTCTTACAAACGCAACACCAAAGTGCCTTAGGTTTTATAAATCAAAGTGAAAATCAAAAACTCCAGGAGAAATATTTGTCCCTGTTGAAGGAGAAAAATTTGTTTTTTGGGGTGGCTTTTTCTCATCTGAGGAGAGAGGGGAAACCACTGGTGACGGCTTCAGTTTGCGAGGGGGGATACCAACTAGATGGCTTTTTGCCATGGGTGACGGGTTATGGCATTTTTAGTTATTTAATTGTAGGGGCTACTCTCCCTGACGGTAGGGAATTGTATGGCATTATCCCCTTTGAGTCTCAACCACCGGCTTTGGAATTTAGCCAGCCTCTGAAATTACTCGCAATGGGTAGTACTAATACGGTGACAGCGCGTTTACAGGGATGGTTTTTGCCCGAGGAGGAGGTAGTATTCATAAAACCAAAGGATAGTATTCACGTCAAGGACAAGGATAATGTGTTACACCATGGTTTCTTCCCTCTGGGGTGTAGTCAGGCTGCTCTACAAGTACTACGAGAAAACCTAAATAAAATCCACCTCCCTTCTCTGGAAAAGGTGTATATGAAACTAGAAGAAGAGGAGAAACTGTTGCGGGGAAGAATGTTTAGTAGCCTGACTAATCCTGATATAAGATTTGCTGATAAATTGAAACTGAGGGGGGAGGCTATCCATTTGGCACATCGTTGTACCTTGGCTTGTATAATAAGTTCCAAAGGGTCTGCTAGTCTGCTGGATAACACGGCCAATCGTCTTCACCGGGAGGCATTGCTGTATAGTGTTTCTGGACAAACCCGGTGGGTGTTGGAGGAGTCGCTGCTTTGTTTGTAA
- a CDS encoding DUF4912 domain-containing protein: MTESKQNLEEMTLRQLRKIASILNIPRYSRMRKQQLLEAIRLKKNSLLQQQQGGEENQLEKTPSEGEETTKNTNTISIHDGGNQETSSRKRGQWEDFFLSPDKSVAEEEVVDLPSSYGETHICLMPRDSYWGFVYWDISPSTQQELTDKGIRHLVLRLYDVTGGEEKTPQNVKEFLCGISARKWYLPIPVSDRVYRVELGYRDKEENWTSLAYSPSVRFPPAYPSDWQEDIFVTVSWDMELDKVSIPLPEEKTKTKVDGWDYDWYLQIDTNNTTGSRQMWSKTAAEKSYQTRKFYLTANAQLVIYGATQPSARLIVGEREIPLNPDGTFQFQIPLNDGTLEFPIRAVAADGKKSRYLRLRFSRETHENEMNDWFTPPGGGGNMSC, from the coding sequence ATGACGGAATCGAAACAAAATCTGGAGGAAATGACTTTAAGACAGTTGAGGAAAATAGCCAGCATCCTCAATATACCCCGTTATAGTCGCATGCGGAAACAACAACTGCTGGAGGCTATTAGACTAAAAAAAAATAGTCTTTTGCAGCAACAGCAGGGGGGGGAGGAAAACCAACTCGAAAAGACACCGTCGGAGGGGGAAGAAACCACAAAAAACACTAATACTATTTCTATCCATGATGGTGGCAACCAGGAAACGTCTTCTAGAAAAAGGGGGCAATGGGAGGATTTTTTTTTGTCACCAGACAAGTCAGTAGCGGAGGAGGAGGTGGTGGATTTACCCTCGTCTTATGGGGAGACTCATATTTGTCTAATGCCAAGGGATTCTTATTGGGGTTTTGTTTACTGGGATATTTCTCCTTCCACACAACAAGAATTGACGGATAAGGGGATAAGACATCTGGTTTTGCGTCTGTATGATGTTACTGGTGGGGAGGAGAAGACACCCCAAAATGTAAAGGAATTCCTCTGTGGCATTAGTGCCCGCAAGTGGTATCTGCCCATCCCTGTAAGTGATCGCGTTTATAGGGTGGAGTTGGGATATCGGGACAAGGAAGAAAATTGGACATCTCTTGCCTACTCTCCCTCAGTGAGATTCCCCCCTGCCTATCCCAGTGACTGGCAGGAGGATATTTTTGTTACTGTTTCTTGGGATATGGAATTAGACAAGGTTTCAATTCCCCTGCCGGAAGAGAAAACTAAAACCAAAGTTGATGGTTGGGATTATGACTGGTACTTACAAATTGATACAAACAATACTACGGGTAGTAGGCAGATGTGGAGTAAGACGGCGGCGGAGAAGTCTTATCAGACAAGGAAGTTTTATTTGACTGCTAATGCCCAGTTGGTGATTTATGGTGCAACGCAGCCTTCTGCCCGGTTAATAGTGGGGGAAAGGGAAATTCCTTTAAATCCAGATGGCACTTTTCAGTTTCAAATTCCCCTCAATGATGGGACATTAGAGTTTCCCATTAGGGCAGTGGCGGCGGATGGCAAAAAAAGTCGTTATCTCCGTCTTAGGTTTAGTAGAGAAACCCATGAGAATGAGATGAATGATTGGTTTACTCCCCCCGGGGGTGGGGGAAATATGTCTTGTTGA
- a CDS encoding GAF domain-containing protein: MTQAPEKPIVQQQERVTVKTPPPVVPQKPSPLAQWFYNLPIGTKLLFIILFGQVVSIGGLLGAGYYEIVRTSREQLVRQSQSELEALRTSYEIKINQMGFGFRGQSDNRAIIDAALTVLKGEPLSPEQKAMVKEILANEVKAREIEYATLVGTDKRIIVNANRDRSGETFDPNGLVSEVLRNPRQIKTSELVSGLELQKESPPVLYKVINPQEKALIRYVVTPVFNPNNPQEIIGVLVAGDVVNGKRIIVSRAASQFEESYSAIYQVEGDNLQLAVAAHQTHPEEEEEGLAEEAPLRQAIKQPGEKISFRGQLGDHEETYTLTAEAITNSQGQPVAVLVHGTSELFLQKVLAGALGLSLRVTLLLILFNLVLIILVIRSIIRRIRRLEGTATEFARGNHSLRAEILGEDEIGSLAKTFNQLADSIQANEAVLVLDAVKASLLQEITGTPVVTEEDVNNVFNKTLPKVKEILRVDRLVIYRFKPGWSGYISNEAGDEDLPSAVTEELNDPCIPPTLRQAYLNGRVMATEDVYKAGFAPEHEALMHRLQIKSNLVVPIISQGQLFALLIAHHCRKHHKWEENEISFLGQVALRYGVILDRVNLLKTQIQAATRAEQLKEITVALAQATTPQQVLEKVVVALRQALNCDRALVYRLEEDFQQGQVIAESVQPPYASALQAIIRDPCFAKRPIVEKYLNGEVTAIADVYKADLNPCYRAQLESLQVKASLVAPILVHAQLHGLLVTHQCSRPREWEEAEIKFFTQVAIQVGFALERVELLERQARAEQEQREAKERIQKRALELLMQVEPVSKGDLTIRATVTDDEIGTIADSYNATIESLRQIVAQVQGAALEVARTTVANQGEINLLRQEVTQQLENIKQALETVAAMTASSKGVVETAQQAEEVLLVAQDTVQQGDQAMDKTVKAIMEVRATVQQAAGQMRKLGQTIENISKVVSLISKFAAQTHMLALKASIEAARAGEQGQGFAVIADEVRSLASQSATATADIEKLVTEILSETKVALNSVEESSDLVVEGSKLVEQTRQSLNQITAATVQISELVEKIALAAYNQSENSEQVSATISEVARVAQKTNESVTQVSQSFARLQELARKLEANVARFKIS, translated from the coding sequence ATGACACAAGCACCAGAAAAGCCTATCGTCCAACAACAAGAAAGGGTGACAGTCAAAACCCCCCCACCAGTAGTCCCCCAAAAGCCTTCGCCCCTTGCCCAATGGTTTTATAACCTTCCCATTGGCACAAAGTTACTTTTTATAATCCTATTTGGCCAAGTAGTTTCCATTGGAGGCCTTCTGGGGGCCGGTTATTACGAGATTGTTAGGACCAGTCGAGAACAACTGGTAAGACAGTCCCAGTCAGAATTAGAAGCCCTCAGGACTAGCTATGAAATCAAAATCAATCAGATGGGCTTTGGTTTCCGAGGACAGTCCGACAACAGAGCCATTATAGACGCCGCCCTGACTGTGCTCAAGGGTGAACCTCTATCGCCGGAGCAAAAGGCCATGGTAAAAGAAATCCTGGCTAATGAGGTCAAGGCCCGGGAAATTGAATATGCTACCCTGGTGGGCACGGACAAACGCATTATAGTCAATGCCAACAGGGATCGTAGTGGTGAAACCTTCGATCCCAACGGCCTGGTTTCCGAAGTCCTACGCAACCCCCGACAAATCAAAACCAGTGAGTTGGTCAGTGGCCTAGAATTACAGAAAGAGTCCCCACCAGTCCTCTATAAGGTCATCAATCCCCAAGAAAAGGCCTTAATCCGGTATGTAGTAACACCTGTATTCAACCCTAATAATCCCCAGGAGATAATAGGGGTTTTAGTGGCCGGAGATGTGGTCAATGGCAAGAGGATTATTGTTTCCCGGGCCGCATCCCAGTTTGAAGAAAGTTATAGTGCCATCTATCAGGTGGAGGGGGATAACTTGCAGCTAGCTGTGGCGGCCCACCAAACCCATCCGGAAGAGGAGGAGGAGGGATTGGCGGAAGAAGCCCCACTCAGACAGGCAATAAAACAACCCGGGGAGAAAATCTCCTTCCGCGGCCAACTGGGGGATCATGAAGAAACATACACCCTCACAGCAGAGGCCATTACCAATTCCCAGGGGCAGCCAGTAGCGGTGTTGGTGCATGGCACGTCCGAACTATTCCTACAAAAAGTACTGGCAGGGGCATTAGGACTGTCACTGCGCGTCACCCTATTGCTCATACTTTTCAACCTAGTGCTCATTATCCTGGTAATCAGATCTATAATACGGCGTATTAGGAGACTGGAGGGGACAGCCACGGAATTTGCCCGGGGAAATCACAGTCTGAGGGCGGAAATCCTCGGCGAAGACGAAATTGGCAGCTTGGCCAAAACCTTCAACCAACTGGCAGACTCCATACAAGCTAACGAGGCGGTGTTGGTACTGGACGCCGTCAAGGCCAGTTTGCTACAGGAAATCACAGGCACTCCAGTAGTCACCGAAGAGGACGTTAACAATGTCTTTAACAAAACTCTCCCCAAAGTCAAGGAGATTCTGAGGGTGGATAGACTGGTAATCTACCGCTTCAAACCCGGCTGGAGTGGCTACATTAGCAATGAGGCGGGAGATGAAGATTTGCCCAGTGCAGTTACAGAAGAATTAAACGACCCCTGTATCCCCCCCACTCTCCGACAAGCATACCTCAATGGACGAGTGATGGCCACAGAAGACGTGTACAAAGCAGGATTTGCCCCCGAACACGAGGCCTTGATGCACCGTCTACAAATCAAGTCTAACCTGGTAGTGCCCATCATAAGCCAAGGACAACTATTCGCCCTCCTTATAGCCCACCACTGCCGCAAACACCACAAGTGGGAAGAAAACGAAATCTCCTTCTTAGGACAAGTGGCCCTCCGCTACGGGGTAATCCTCGACAGGGTGAATCTTCTCAAAACCCAAATCCAAGCCGCCACCCGAGCCGAACAGCTAAAAGAGATTACAGTGGCCTTGGCTCAGGCCACAACCCCCCAACAGGTTTTAGAAAAAGTGGTAGTGGCTCTCCGTCAGGCCCTTAACTGCGATCGCGCCCTGGTGTACAGGTTAGAAGAAGACTTCCAGCAAGGACAAGTAATCGCCGAATCAGTACAACCACCCTACGCCTCTGCCCTACAGGCTATAATAAGAGACCCCTGTTTTGCTAAAAGGCCAATAGTGGAAAAATACCTTAATGGGGAAGTCACCGCCATCGCCGACGTCTACAAGGCCGACTTGAACCCCTGTTACCGGGCGCAATTGGAGTCCCTCCAGGTAAAGGCCAGTCTCGTAGCACCGATATTAGTACACGCTCAGCTACATGGACTACTAGTGACCCATCAGTGTAGCCGCCCGAGAGAATGGGAGGAGGCAGAAATAAAGTTCTTCACCCAGGTGGCTATTCAAGTGGGTTTTGCCTTAGAAAGGGTGGAACTGTTGGAACGTCAAGCAAGGGCAGAACAAGAACAAAGGGAGGCCAAGGAAAGAATACAAAAACGCGCCTTGGAGCTGTTAATGCAGGTGGAACCCGTTTCCAAAGGGGACTTGACCATTCGTGCCACCGTCACCGACGATGAAATTGGTACTATAGCAGATTCTTATAATGCTACAATAGAAAGTCTAAGGCAAATCGTGGCCCAGGTGCAAGGTGCAGCCCTAGAGGTGGCCCGCACCACCGTGGCAAACCAAGGGGAGATAAACCTTCTGCGTCAGGAGGTAACCCAGCAGTTGGAGAATATCAAACAGGCATTAGAAACAGTGGCGGCTATGACGGCCTCCAGTAAAGGGGTGGTGGAAACCGCACAACAGGCAGAAGAGGTGCTTCTTGTAGCCCAGGATACCGTCCAGCAAGGAGACCAGGCCATGGACAAAACCGTAAAGGCTATTATGGAAGTCCGTGCTACAGTCCAACAAGCTGCTGGACAAATGCGCAAACTGGGACAAACCATTGAAAACATCTCCAAGGTGGTATCTCTGATTAGCAAATTCGCCGCCCAAACCCACATGCTGGCATTAAAGGCATCCATTGAGGCGGCAAGGGCAGGGGAACAAGGACAAGGTTTCGCTGTGATTGCAGATGAAGTACGCTCCCTGGCCAGTCAGTCAGCTACCGCCACCGCAGACATCGAAAAACTGGTAACAGAAATCCTTTCGGAAACCAAAGTGGCTCTCAACTCAGTAGAAGAAAGTAGTGACCTGGTAGTAGAAGGAAGTAAACTGGTGGAACAAACCCGTCAAAGTCTTAACCAAATTACGGCGGCTACTGTCCAAATCAGTGAACTAGTAGAAAAAATAGCCCTAGCTGCCTATAACCAATCAGAAAACTCTGAACAGGTAAGTGCTACTATTTCTGAGGTGGCCCGAGTAGCGCAAAAAACCAACGAATCAGTAACGCAAGTGTCTCAGTCTTTTGCCCGTCTGCAAGAATTGGCCAGAAAACTAGAAGCCAATGTAGCCAGATTCAAAATCAGCTAA